One Mycolicibacterium fortuitum subsp. fortuitum genomic window carries:
- a CDS encoding RDD family protein: MTAVLDNPGPVADEGTGADRARLASWPARAGALAIDVLAGAGVIASLALLAWTAPLYGWLWWVCTVTAAVVMIAMLINRIALPALTGWSLGRSVFGIRVVSSAGDAGLVRLLLRDVAHLLDTLAVFVGWLWPLWDSRHRTFADLLTRTEVRCVERPAYDARRRAAAVLVALAVLAGATAGLGYFATYREDRALDQAREQITRDGPRIVEQLLSYSVDSMDQDFARAQSLATDNYRPQVVAQQDAAKKRTPTNNDLFAVSSALLPGATKDRAAMLFAMQGQRGTDPQNLKFITATVRVDFVKVDDQWQADNLTVLKQPLLSGAGQ, from the coding sequence GTGACCGCTGTGCTGGACAATCCCGGTCCGGTGGCCGACGAGGGCACCGGAGCGGACCGGGCCCGGTTGGCGTCGTGGCCGGCTCGGGCCGGGGCGCTGGCCATCGACGTGCTGGCGGGTGCCGGGGTGATCGCTTCCCTTGCGCTGCTGGCCTGGACGGCCCCGCTGTACGGCTGGCTCTGGTGGGTCTGCACGGTGACGGCCGCGGTGGTGATGATCGCGATGCTGATCAACCGCATCGCATTGCCCGCCCTCACCGGTTGGTCGCTGGGCCGGTCGGTGTTCGGTATCCGGGTGGTGTCCTCCGCCGGTGACGCCGGCCTGGTGCGGTTGCTGTTGCGTGATGTCGCGCATCTGCTGGACACCCTGGCGGTGTTCGTCGGTTGGCTGTGGCCGCTGTGGGATTCACGCCACCGCACGTTCGCCGATCTGTTGACCCGCACCGAGGTGCGCTGTGTCGAACGGCCTGCATATGACGCCCGGCGCCGTGCCGCTGCGGTGCTGGTGGCGCTGGCGGTACTGGCCGGAGCTACGGCCGGGCTTGGCTACTTCGCGACCTACCGGGAGGACCGGGCGCTGGATCAGGCGCGGGAGCAGATCACCAGAGACGGCCCGCGAATCGTCGAGCAGCTGCTGAGCTACAGCGTCGACTCGATGGACCAGGATTTCGCCAGGGCACAGTCACTGGCCACGGACAACTACCGTCCGCAGGTCGTTGCGCAGCAGGACGCGGCGAAGAAGCGTACTCCGACCAACAATGATCTCTTCGCGGTGAGCAGTGCGCTGCTTCCCGGCGCGACCAAGGACAGGGCCGCGATGCTGTTTGCGATGCAGGGCCAACGAGGCACCGATCCGCAGAACCTGAAGTTCATCACTGCCACAGTGCGAGTCGATTTCGTCAAGGTCGATGATCAGTGGCAGGCCGACAACCTCACGGTGCTGAAGCAACCTCTGCTGAGCGGAGCGGGACAGTGA
- a CDS encoding MCE family protein, with translation MLTRFIKMQLVLFTVLTAIALVVLALVYLRLPTWAGVGMYKLNANLPNSGGLYATANVTYRGTTIGKVTSVEPTENGAHVAMNIYNQFRIPIDASANVHSVSAVGEQFIDLVSTDGAKEYFRDGDTIQKGTVPAEVGPSLDAAQKGLAALPKEKIAVLLDETAQAVGGLGPSLQHLVDSTQAIAGDFKDNLGSINDIVENSGPIIDSQVNSGDAISRWAKNLNTLAAQSAQNDAALRGGIQQAAPTADQLNSVFSDVQESLPQTLANLEIVIDMLKRYNKNVEQVLVALPQGGAVAQTATIFAPKGLLHFGLGINVPPPCLTGFLPASQWRSPADTSTAPLPEGLYCKIPKDAPNAVRGARNYPCADVPGKRAASPAECRSDEPYQPLGTNPWYGDPNQIRNCPAPAARCDQPVDPGRVIPAPSVNNGMNPLPASQLPPPESTAMRSDPLTAPRGGNVSCSGQQPNPCIYTPAAGSTATYSPSSGEVVGPGGVKYSVTNSNKPGDDGWKEMLAPAS, from the coding sequence TTGCTGACCCGCTTCATCAAGATGCAGCTCGTTCTGTTCACTGTGTTGACGGCGATAGCCCTGGTCGTGCTGGCGCTGGTGTATCTGCGCCTGCCGACCTGGGCCGGCGTCGGGATGTACAAGCTCAACGCCAACCTCCCGAATTCGGGCGGCCTGTACGCCACCGCCAACGTCACCTACCGCGGAACCACGATCGGCAAGGTGACCTCGGTGGAACCCACCGAGAACGGTGCCCACGTGGCGATGAACATCTACAACCAGTTCCGGATCCCGATCGACGCCAGTGCCAACGTGCACTCGGTGTCGGCGGTGGGTGAGCAGTTCATCGACCTGGTCTCGACGGATGGCGCCAAGGAGTACTTCCGCGACGGCGACACGATCCAGAAGGGCACTGTGCCCGCCGAGGTGGGCCCGTCGCTGGATGCCGCGCAGAAGGGTTTGGCGGCGCTGCCCAAGGAGAAGATCGCGGTTCTGCTCGACGAGACGGCTCAGGCCGTCGGTGGGCTCGGACCGTCACTGCAGCACCTGGTCGATTCCACCCAGGCGATCGCCGGTGATTTCAAGGACAACCTCGGCTCGATCAACGACATCGTCGAGAACTCCGGACCGATCATCGACAGCCAGGTGAATTCGGGCGACGCGATCTCGCGGTGGGCCAAGAACCTGAACACGCTGGCCGCCCAGAGCGCTCAGAACGATGCCGCGCTGCGGGGCGGTATCCAGCAGGCGGCACCGACGGCCGATCAGCTGAACTCGGTGTTCAGTGATGTTCAGGAGTCGTTGCCGCAGACGCTGGCGAACCTCGAAATCGTCATCGACATGCTCAAGCGGTACAACAAGAACGTCGAACAGGTGTTGGTGGCGCTGCCCCAGGGTGGTGCTGTGGCCCAGACGGCGACGATCTTCGCGCCGAAGGGCCTGCTGCACTTCGGTCTCGGTATCAACGTGCCGCCGCCGTGCCTGACCGGGTTCCTGCCCGCCTCGCAGTGGCGTTCGCCCGCGGACACATCCACCGCGCCGCTGCCCGAGGGTCTGTACTGCAAGATCCCCAAGGACGCGCCCAACGCGGTGCGCGGTGCGCGTAACTACCCGTGCGCCGACGTGCCGGGCAAGCGGGCCGCCTCGCCTGCGGAGTGCCGTAGCGACGAGCCTTACCAGCCGCTCGGCACCAACCCGTGGTACGGCGACCCGAACCAGATTCGCAACTGCCCGGCCCCGGCCGCGCGCTGCGACCAGCCCGTCGATCCGGGCCGGGTGATCCCCGCGCCTTCGGTGAATAATGGGATGAACCCGTTGCCGGCAAGTCAGCTTCCACCTCCGGAATCAACGGCGATGCGCAGCGACCCGCTGACCGCGCCGCGGGGTGGCAATGTGAGTTGTAGTGGACAGCAGCCGAACCCCTGCATCTACACTCCGGCAGCAGGTTCGACCGCCACCTATAGCCCGTCCAGCGGCGAGGTGGTCGGTCCCGGCGGTGTGAAGTACTCCGTCACCAACTCGAATAAACCAGGAGATGACGGATGGAAGGAGATGCTGGCGCCAGCCAGCTGA
- a CDS encoding mammalian cell entry protein yields the protein MEDKPADPGFLTTGEPEKPRRRMRFGRRRRAGEAAEESVPEAASETADADGTGDSEDVPQRRTPMGKSGRKAVTETESESEGETESEAGEEPEPEADAEEAEQTDGETDVEASETEATDAEPADDVVLVPHREAGKRLTYFAAGAAVVFVAAGAFGGAMLQPYLADRALVATKLQVAQTSADAITTLWTYTPDNIESLPDRAAKYLSSDFADKYRKLIDSIVPTNKQAQVSNNTQVMGTAVETIGGDQATAIVYTNTVSTSPVTKNIPSLRYSSYRLTLQRSDGDWLITEMPALTQLDLSPQL from the coding sequence GTGGAAGATAAGCCAGCTGATCCAGGTTTTCTGACCACAGGCGAGCCGGAGAAGCCGCGCCGCAGAATGCGTTTCGGCCGGCGTCGCCGTGCCGGGGAGGCGGCCGAAGAATCGGTCCCGGAGGCTGCTTCTGAAACCGCAGACGCCGACGGTACCGGTGATTCCGAAGACGTTCCGCAGCGTCGGACCCCGATGGGCAAGTCCGGCCGTAAGGCCGTGACCGAGACCGAGTCCGAGTCCGAGGGTGAGACAGAGTCCGAGGCCGGCGAAGAACCCGAACCCGAAGCCGACGCTGAGGAAGCGGAGCAGACGGACGGTGAAACCGATGTCGAGGCATCAGAAACCGAGGCGACGGACGCCGAGCCGGCCGACGACGTGGTCCTGGTTCCGCATCGTGAGGCCGGCAAGCGGCTGACGTACTTTGCCGCGGGCGCAGCGGTGGTTTTCGTGGCGGCCGGAGCTTTCGGTGGCGCCATGCTGCAGCCGTACCTGGCCGACCGGGCCCTGGTGGCGACCAAACTCCAAGTGGCGCAGACCTCGGCCGATGCCATCACGACGTTGTGGACCTACACGCCGGACAACATCGAAAGCCTGCCGGACCGAGCCGCGAAGTATCTGTCGAGCGATTTCGCCGACAAGTACCGGAAGCTGATCGATTCGATCGTGCCCACCAACAAGCAGGCGCAGGTCTCCAACAACACCCAGGTGATGGGCACCGCGGTGGAGACCATCGGCGGCGACCAGGCCACCGCGATCGTCTACACCAACACGGTGTCGACGAGCCCGGTCACCAAGAACATTCCGTCGCTGCGGTATTCGTCCTATCGGCTGACCTTGCAGCGCAGCGATGGCGATTGGCTGATCACCGAGATGCCGGCATTGACCCAATTGGACTTGTCACCCCAGCTGTAG
- a CDS encoding fructosamine kinase family protein, with protein MPRAADPADVFVKRNASAPAGFFAAEAAGLNWLAVEGGVPCVEVIDYDATSLTLRRLRSVTPTRQAAREFGGQLAHTHAAGAPAYGAGPEGYDGDGFFGPMAHPLPMSLARRTTWGVFYADARLDPMAALAAPWLNPATRDGIAAVADLCRAGAFGDDDVPARLHGDLWSGNVMWTDHGAVLIDPAAHGGHRETDLAMLALFGFPYLDDVLAAYRSARPLREGWRERVDLHQLYPLLAHVVLFGAGYAGQVETATRRVLANVSKLRIE; from the coding sequence ATGCCCCGCGCGGCGGACCCGGCCGACGTCTTCGTCAAACGCAACGCGTCGGCGCCCGCGGGCTTCTTCGCGGCGGAAGCAGCCGGACTGAACTGGCTGGCCGTCGAGGGAGGTGTGCCGTGCGTCGAGGTAATTGATTACGACGCAACGTCATTGACCCTACGGCGGCTGCGGTCGGTGACGCCGACACGGCAAGCGGCACGCGAGTTCGGTGGGCAACTGGCTCATACCCATGCCGCCGGCGCGCCGGCGTACGGTGCCGGACCCGAGGGATACGACGGAGACGGATTCTTCGGCCCGATGGCACACCCGTTGCCAATGTCCTTGGCCCGCAGGACGACCTGGGGAGTGTTCTACGCCGATGCGCGGCTGGATCCGATGGCCGCACTGGCCGCGCCCTGGCTCAACCCGGCGACCCGTGATGGCATCGCGGCAGTGGCCGACCTCTGCCGCGCAGGGGCGTTCGGCGACGACGATGTGCCGGCCAGGTTGCACGGGGACCTCTGGAGCGGCAACGTGATGTGGACCGATCACGGAGCTGTCCTCATCGATCCTGCGGCTCATGGCGGCCATCGCGAGACTGATCTGGCCATGTTGGCGCTGTTCGGATTTCCGTATCTGGACGACGTGCTGGCGGCCTACCGCTCCGCGCGACCGCTGCGCGAGGGATGGCGGGAACGGGTTGACCTGCACCAGCTCTATCCGCTGCTCGCCCATGTGGTGCTTTTCGGGGCGGGCTATGCAGGCCAGGTCGAGACAGCGACGCGGCGTGTTCTGGCGAATGTGAGCAAACTTCGAATCGAGTAG
- a CDS encoding YoaK family protein, whose product MAIASPVTQRSTVVALLLLTFATGVVDAISVLVLGHVFVANMTGNVIFLGFWFVPHSGVDVTGALVAFVGFVLGTVVGGRLRRHLDSHVRNWLTTALGVEVVLLTVLSILCGTGVLAYDDNRKFILIVLAMTFGIQNATARQFGIQELSTTVLTQTIVGIGFDSRLAGGTGDREKLRYSVVLTMCVGAVLGGTVSQFTVAPVIGAAAVVVAISALIFKFGPASAPAQTES is encoded by the coding sequence ATGGCCATCGCCTCACCGGTGACACAGCGGTCGACCGTCGTGGCCCTGTTGCTTTTGACGTTCGCGACGGGGGTCGTCGACGCCATCAGCGTGCTGGTGCTCGGCCATGTGTTCGTGGCCAACATGACCGGAAACGTGATCTTCCTGGGCTTCTGGTTCGTGCCGCACTCGGGTGTCGACGTGACGGGCGCTCTGGTGGCGTTCGTCGGGTTCGTGCTGGGCACCGTGGTGGGCGGACGGTTGCGACGCCATCTGGACAGTCATGTGCGCAACTGGCTGACCACCGCGTTGGGTGTGGAAGTCGTTCTGCTGACCGTGCTTTCGATCCTGTGTGGAACGGGAGTCCTGGCATATGACGACAACCGGAAGTTCATCCTCATCGTCCTGGCGATGACGTTCGGGATCCAGAACGCGACCGCGCGACAGTTCGGCATCCAGGAGTTGAGCACCACGGTGTTGACGCAGACGATCGTCGGCATCGGTTTCGACAGCAGGCTGGCCGGAGGTACCGGGGACCGCGAGAAGTTGCGTTACAGCGTGGTGCTGACAATGTGCGTCGGTGCGGTGCTCGGCGGGACGGTCTCGCAGTTCACCGTTGCACCGGTGATCGGGGCAGCAGCGGTGGTGGTGGCGATCAGTGCGTTGATCTTCAAGTTCGGGCCTGCGTCTGCGCCTGCTCAGACCGAGAGCTGA